A stretch of the Chlorobiota bacterium genome encodes the following:
- a CDS encoding nucleotide exchange factor GrpE — protein MINEEQNIKEESLDNPINPIDLSILNSNEDIESDHIHTEDVTSNQVAVLKDQLMRSIADLENIRRRKDLEIRNILEYSNERLLKDILPILDDITRSVATGFDKKNFDVLFNGVSLIKDNFEKLVMKYEVKKIDCLGLDFDVNFHEALMNQPSEAPEGTIISELESGYFYKDKVIRHSKVIVSSGS, from the coding sequence ATGATTAACGAAGAACAAAACATAAAAGAAGAAAGTTTGGATAATCCAATTAATCCAATTGATTTATCAATATTAAACAGCAATGAAGATATTGAATCGGATCATATTCATACTGAAGATGTTACAAGCAATCAAGTTGCTGTTTTAAAAGATCAATTAATGAGATCAATTGCAGACCTTGAGAACATCAGAAGAAGAAAAGATTTAGAGATTAGAAATATTTTAGAATATAGTAATGAAAGATTATTAAAAGATATTTTGCCAATCTTAGACGATATTACTAGGTCAGTTGCAACTGGATTTGACAAAAAGAACTTTGATGTTTTATTTAATGGAGTTAGTTTAATAAAGGATAATTTTGAAAAATTAGTTATGAAATATGAGGTTAAAAAAATTGATTGCTTAGGATTGGATTTTGATGTTAACTTTCATGAAGCGCTTATGAATCAACCTAGTGAAGCACCTGAAGGGACAATTATTTCAGAGCTTGAATCTGGTTACTTTTATAAAGATAAAGTTATTAGGCATTCAAAAGTTATTGTTTCATCAGGATCATAG
- the hrcA gene encoding heat-inducible transcription repressor HrcA has protein sequence MLYQSENNIINNLHIKEITEREELVLRSIIQNYILTANPVGSNFLATKFEEESLSPATLRNVMASLEDKGFISHPHTSAGRVPTDLGYRFYVNKFLKYEKLNKDEENSIKKNISIASLNNSILQEASNLIGKISNQLGIVTSPELLNSLLERIEIIILSSNKVLIVLSLDGFVRTITIEVKSFIERSDLDKIINLLNEKLSGLTLFEIRNTCHDRLKDFVTDNYNCLIKELLNKSNIIFSNNIDSERLHLSTTHNIMSQPDFSSIEQLRGIIELVENKEVVIHLLENSRSDNEIEVTIGDENEDKRLQNYSIITKKYNARSALGTIGLIGPKRMNYSRMISIIDLISKTVSTQTIH, from the coding sequence ATGTTGTATCAATCTGAAAACAATATTATAAATAATTTACATATTAAGGAGATAACTGAACGTGAAGAACTAGTTTTAAGAAGTATAATTCAAAACTACATTTTAACTGCCAATCCTGTTGGATCAAATTTTTTAGCAACTAAATTTGAAGAAGAATCATTATCTCCAGCTACTTTAAGGAATGTTATGGCTTCACTCGAAGATAAAGGTTTTATTAGCCATCCCCATACTTCAGCTGGTAGAGTACCAACTGATTTAGGGTATAGGTTTTATGTTAATAAATTTTTAAAATATGAAAAGTTAAATAAGGATGAAGAAAATTCGATTAAAAAAAATATTTCAATAGCCAGTTTAAACAATAGTATTCTTCAAGAAGCGTCTAACTTAATCGGGAAAATATCTAATCAATTAGGTATTGTTACATCTCCTGAGTTATTAAATAGTTTACTTGAAAGGATTGAAATAATTATACTCTCTAGTAACAAGGTGTTGATTGTTCTATCTTTAGATGGTTTTGTAAGAACTATTACAATTGAAGTTAAAAGTTTTATTGAACGCTCCGATTTAGATAAAATAATTAATTTGTTAAATGAAAAATTATCTGGTTTAACATTATTCGAAATCAGGAATACATGTCATGATCGACTTAAAGATTTTGTAACAGACAACTACAATTGCTTGATTAAAGAATTGTTAAACAAATCTAATATAATTTTTTCTAACAATATAGATTCTGAAAGATTACATTTATCTACAACACACAACATAATGTCTCAACCTGATTTTTCAAGTATTGAACAGTTAAGGGGTATAATTGAACTTGTGGAGAACAAGGAAGTTGTTATACATTTGCTTGAAAATTCAAGATCAGATAATGAAATTGAAGTAACAATAGGTGATGAGAACGAAGATAAAAGATTACAGAACTATTCAATTATAACTAAAAAATATAATGCTAGAAGTGCTTTGGGAACAATAGGTTTAATTGGACCTAAAAGAATGAATTATTCGAGAATGATTTCTATTATAGATTTGATATCAAAAACAGTTTCGACTCAAACAATACATTGA
- a CDS encoding squalene/phytoene synthase family protein, with translation MTSNIQDIVLTFPEPSKQNTSFKYSFSVMPSEERLALNKIHNFCRYADDIVDEAPVLSSSTKLDEVLIKRKLLGMLREEVDKCYLGTTIHPVLKPLIEIVVRFRIPKQYFMILIDGVEMDLKRNRYENFSELKDYCFGVASIVGLMCLEIFGYKYEETKEYAINLGIALQLTNIIRDVAIDAKLGRIYIPKEDLTLYDYSEKDLFSGLYNVKFVELMRFQARRAREYYGKARAALHSDERNSVFAAEIMDAIYYRLLEKIELREFNVFTNNRISVRTSHKIWIAAKLWIVTKLLTNRKTLKS, from the coding sequence ATGACTTCTAACATTCAAGATATCGTTCTAACTTTCCCAGAGCCATCGAAACAAAATACTAGCTTTAAGTATTCGTTTTCAGTAATGCCATCAGAGGAAAGATTAGCATTAAACAAAATACATAATTTTTGTCGGTATGCTGACGATATTGTTGATGAAGCACCTGTTTTAAGTTCTTCTACTAAATTAGACGAGGTGCTTATTAAAAGGAAGTTGCTAGGAATGCTTAGAGAAGAAGTAGATAAATGTTATTTGGGCACAACAATACATCCTGTTCTTAAACCACTGATTGAAATTGTTGTTAGGTTTAGAATTCCTAAACAATATTTTATGATATTGATTGATGGTGTTGAAATGGATTTAAAAAGAAATCGTTATGAAAATTTCAGTGAATTAAAAGATTATTGTTTTGGAGTTGCTTCAATTGTTGGATTAATGTGTTTAGAAATTTTCGGATATAAATATGAGGAAACAAAAGAGTATGCTATCAATTTAGGTATTGCTCTACAATTAACCAATATCATTAGAGATGTTGCAATAGATGCTAAGTTGGGAAGAATTTATATTCCTAAAGAAGATTTAACTTTATATGATTATTCTGAGAAAGATCTTTTTTCAGGATTATATAATGTTAAATTTGTTGAGTTAATGAGGTTTCAAGCTAGACGTGCTAGAGAATATTATGGTAAAGCTCGAGCTGCATTACATTCAGATGAAAGAAATTCTGTTTTTGCTGCAGAAATTATGGATGCTATATATTATAGATTGTTAGAAAAAATTGAATTAAGAGAATTTAATGTTTTTACAAACAATAGAATTTCTGTTAGAACTTCACACAAAATTTGGATTGCCGCTAAATTATGGATTGTAACTAAATTATTAACTAATAGGAAGACATTGAAATCCTAA
- the hpnC gene encoding squalene synthase HpnC produces the protein MIKDYKIYTTDEAFSYCSQIAKSNYENFPVGSVIIPKKIRHHFHSIYAFARLADDFADETGLLEEERIILLDDWSDKLDKVYLGEAEHPIFVALLQTIKEKNIPKLLFQDLLRAFKLDVYNKGFNATTDLIVYCAYSANPIGRLILYLYDLASDERCELSDKLCTGLQLANFWQDVSEDIPRNRINVPIESINFFGYSLKELKSLEFNNKFREVMEYHTDHAINMLNQGFELIEMIPNKQLRIELLLTFFGGMEILLKIKSMDFNVLNFRPKITTLDKIKILFKSLKYS, from the coding sequence ATGATTAAAGATTACAAAATTTACACCACCGATGAAGCATTTAGTTATTGTAGTCAAATTGCTAAATCAAATTATGAGAATTTTCCAGTAGGATCAGTAATTATACCTAAAAAAATAAGACATCATTTTCATAGCATATATGCATTTGCAAGGCTTGCAGATGATTTTGCAGATGAAACAGGATTGTTAGAAGAAGAAAGAATTATACTTTTAGATGACTGGTCAGACAAACTTGATAAGGTTTATTTAGGTGAAGCAGAACATCCAATTTTTGTAGCTTTACTTCAAACTATAAAAGAGAAAAATATCCCTAAATTACTTTTTCAAGATTTACTTAGAGCTTTTAAACTTGACGTTTATAATAAAGGATTTAATGCAACAACCGATTTAATAGTTTATTGTGCATACTCTGCAAACCCTATAGGACGGTTAATACTTTACTTATATGATTTAGCTTCAGATGAAAGATGTGAGTTATCTGATAAATTATGTACAGGATTACAATTAGCAAATTTTTGGCAAGATGTTTCTGAAGATATACCTCGTAATAGAATCAATGTACCAATTGAGAGTATTAATTTTTTTGGTTATAGTTTAAAAGAACTTAAAAGCCTTGAGTTTAATAACAAATTTAGAGAAGTTATGGAATACCACACCGACCATGCAATTAATATGTTGAATCAAGGATTTGAGTTAATTGAAATGATTCCAAATAAACAGTTAAGAATCGAATTATTGTTAACATTTTTTGGAGGGATGGAAATATTATTGAAAATTAAATCAATGGATTTTAATGTTTTGAATTTTAGACCAAAAATTACAACTTTAGACAAAATAAAAATTCTATTTAAGTCACTCAAATACTCTTAA
- a CDS encoding TetR/AcrR family transcriptional regulator, translating to MEEIIISRKEKENKARSEYIINIAKRIFAIKGYHATTLDDVAQSSEFGKGTLYNYFESKEALFYAVLEDIRIKMNLVSETSFKNDSDTFQIKIEKFVKGSLKYFFDSPIDVHLLMRESHHIHKENPIIKSAYELTSKLSSLIIDEQSKKRITNEIEPLVLATTLIHLLFSMQIYRIFHCMFNFTDKLITNCDPEFIVANLKLTDLDFEVDKASKSILQIFFNGINN from the coding sequence ATGGAAGAAATAATAATTTCAAGAAAAGAAAAAGAAAACAAAGCAAGATCTGAATATATAATTAACATAGCAAAAAGGATTTTTGCTATAAAAGGTTATCATGCAACAACATTAGATGATGTAGCTCAAAGTTCTGAGTTTGGAAAAGGAACTTTATATAATTATTTTGAAAGTAAAGAAGCTTTGTTTTATGCAGTTCTTGAGGATATTCGTATTAAAATGAATTTAGTTTCAGAAACTTCTTTTAAAAATGATTCAGATACATTCCAAATTAAAATTGAAAAATTTGTTAAAGGATCACTTAAATATTTTTTTGATTCACCAATTGATGTACATTTATTAATGAGAGAATCACATCATATTCATAAAGAAAACCCAATAATAAAATCTGCATATGAACTAACATCAAAGTTAAGTTCTTTAATCATTGATGAACAAAGTAAAAAGCGAATTACAAACGAAATTGAACCCTTAGTTTTAGCTACAACTTTGATTCATCTGCTATTTAGTATGCAAATATATCGAATTTTTCATTGCATGTTTAACTTTACAGATAAGTTAATTACAAATTGTGATCCAGAATTTATAGTTGCAAATTTAAAATTAACTGATTTAGATTTTGAAGTTGATAAAGCTTCAAAAAGTATTTTGCAAATTTTCTTTAATGGAATCAATAATTAA
- a CDS encoding transposase — MQWQNVNGIIKDEYLETYNIDNLNDAKELLKAVVDLYNNERPHMSIGNHTPNNIHHSKTKNR; from the coding sequence ATGCAGTGGCAGAACGTAAATGGAATCATCAAAGATGAGTATTTAGAAACTTATAATATTGATAACTTAAATGATGCTAAGGAATTACTTAAAGCTGTAGTAGATTTGTATAACAATGAAAGACCACATATGAGTATTGGAAACCATACACCAAATAATATACATCATTCAAAAACAAAAAACCGATAG
- a CDS encoding TonB-dependent receptor, which produces MLKFLKTILIFFFTLNLLHSQNCTLNGYVLEQGSKEPLINVTLTVKGTKIGTLTNKSGYYSLKNIPSGKQTIVISYIGYQKLESEMFFKEDESIKKDFELKNKTISGKEIVVTAEREIEKRQINVSKVDIPIGQLSQIRIGGEADIFRALQYLPGVLTSSQISSGLYIRGGSPDQNLVLIDGSTVYNPSHLLGFYSSFNPEAIKDVELIKGGFPAEYGGRMSAVLNLTQKDGNRDSVEGTATLGIISSKASLQGPIGNGSWFLGGRRTYLDLLLSLLPEDSLNPLPSFNFWDANGKITQDLSDNDKVFTSGYLSADNLNFGGGGLKFNLGISNKAGAVRWNHIFGDNLFSVLNLSVSKYKTGFDVDNAGFAFQIENSITDYTSKLNLEWFTSNDLTIKTGLDYTHYVFKYLQNFTGKLDSLPKDGQVNGAGGTNFTLPDDVFSGYLQANYQVNDLLGFQVGAHGYHYTLPNTNYIDPRIAARYQLNEDVILKAAVGRYTQYLKLASLPDFSFFDTWLPTDTTVLPGFSNHYNLSIETQPFEGFNFNVDMYYKTLENISEINQYTTTSKSVSDAFYTGNGNSYGLELFLQKKAGDLTGWVGYSLGFVNAKFDSINNGKEFRPKYDRRHDLKIVGQYKINDRWDLGGSFTYQTGQSYTGVTSRYEARLPGQNSGIGITVPAERYGLRLPSSHQLNLNATYNTSIFGLPLKMLIDVYNVYSRRDIWFRYYDVSKKIVEVTDVLLLPIIPTISVEVKF; this is translated from the coding sequence ATGCTAAAATTTCTGAAAACAATTTTAATTTTCTTTTTTACTTTAAATTTACTCCATTCTCAAAACTGTACATTAAACGGTTATGTTTTAGAACAAGGAAGTAAAGAGCCATTAATCAATGTAACTCTAACTGTTAAAGGAACAAAGATTGGGACACTAACTAACAAAAGTGGTTATTACTCTTTAAAGAATATTCCAAGTGGAAAACAAACTATTGTAATATCATATATAGGGTATCAAAAATTAGAATCTGAAATGTTTTTCAAAGAGGATGAATCCATTAAAAAAGATTTTGAATTAAAAAACAAAACTATTTCAGGTAAAGAAATTGTTGTAACAGCTGAAAGGGAAATTGAAAAAAGACAGATTAATGTAAGTAAGGTTGATATTCCTATTGGTCAACTATCACAAATTAGAATTGGTGGTGAAGCAGATATATTTAGAGCATTACAATATCTTCCAGGCGTTTTAACATCTTCTCAAATCTCTAGTGGTTTATATATTAGGGGTGGTTCTCCTGACCAAAATTTAGTTTTAATAGATGGTTCTACTGTTTATAATCCTTCACATTTATTAGGTTTTTATTCTTCATTTAATCCAGAAGCAATTAAAGATGTTGAATTAATTAAAGGTGGTTTTCCTGCAGAATATGGTGGAAGAATGTCTGCAGTACTAAATTTAACACAAAAGGATGGAAATAGAGATTCAGTTGAAGGAACTGCCACTTTAGGCATTATATCATCAAAAGCTTCTTTGCAAGGTCCTATTGGTAATGGTTCTTGGTTTTTGGGTGGTAGAAGAACTTACCTTGATTTACTTTTGAGTTTACTACCTGAAGATTCTTTAAACCCATTACCATCTTTTAATTTTTGGGATGCAAATGGAAAGATAACCCAAGATCTTTCAGATAATGATAAAGTTTTTACTTCAGGATATTTAAGTGCTGATAACCTTAATTTTGGGGGAGGTGGTCTGAAATTTAATTTAGGAATTTCAAATAAAGCAGGTGCAGTTAGATGGAATCATATATTTGGTGATAATTTATTTTCTGTTCTTAATTTATCGGTTAGTAAATATAAAACTGGTTTTGATGTTGATAATGCTGGATTTGCTTTTCAAATAGAAAACTCTATTACTGATTATACATCAAAATTAAATTTAGAATGGTTTACAAGCAATGATTTAACAATTAAAACAGGTTTAGATTATACACATTATGTTTTCAAATATCTCCAAAATTTTACTGGGAAATTAGATTCATTACCAAAGGATGGTCAAGTTAACGGAGCTGGAGGTACAAATTTCACATTACCTGATGATGTTTTCTCAGGTTATTTACAGGCAAATTATCAAGTTAATGATTTATTAGGATTTCAAGTTGGAGCTCATGGATATCATTATACTTTGCCAAATACAAATTACATTGATCCACGTATTGCAGCAAGGTATCAATTAAATGAAGATGTTATATTAAAAGCGGCAGTTGGTAGGTATACTCAATATTTGAAGCTTGCTTCATTACCAGATTTTTCTTTTTTTGATACTTGGCTACCCACAGATACAACTGTTCTCCCTGGCTTTTCAAATCATTACAACTTGAGTATTGAAACACAACCATTTGAAGGATTCAACTTTAATGTTGATATGTATTATAAAACTCTTGAAAATATAAGTGAGATAAACCAATACACAACTACATCCAAATCTGTTTCTGATGCATTTTATACTGGTAATGGAAATTCGTATGGGTTAGAACTTTTTTTACAGAAAAAAGCTGGTGATTTAACAGGGTGGGTTGGGTACTCATTGGGTTTTGTAAATGCAAAATTTGATAGTATTAATAATGGTAAAGAATTCAGACCAAAATATGACAGAAGGCATGATCTTAAAATTGTTGGACAATATAAAATTAATGATCGATGGGATTTAGGAGGATCTTTTACTTATCAAACTGGTCAATCTTATACCGGTGTTACTTCAAGATATGAAGCAAGATTACCAGGTCAAAATTCAGGTATTGGGATTACAGTTCCTGCTGAAAGATATGGATTGAGACTCCCTTCATCTCACCAACTAAATTTAAATGCAACTTACAATACATCTATTTTTGGTTTACCTCTAAAAATGTTAATCGATGTTTATAATGTTTACTCAAGGCGTGATATTTGGTTTAGATATTATGATGTATCTAAAAAAATTGTTGAAGTGACTGATGTACTTTTATTACCTATTATTCCAACTATTTCGGTTGAAGTAAAATTTTAA
- a CDS encoding DUF4249 family protein: protein MNKSFLKSIIILSLFSFISCQDAPTFDYDPQYVVEGYLKVGDPINNIKLMVSQSVTDTFKYKNSAVSDAEVVIYVENKPIKLNYRENQDVGEYFYNDTTLKVTSGVTYKLEIKTKSGKIITSQTTAPNSINWVKAPFEEYQFPKDTINLPAPDSFAIEWTRPTDIKEMIIEGKCLDTLNYGKYLPNSTIELNRRITTKFNDTRFEYDYSRWGFINTNKSPLSWYIFKWYGKYELKIIACDNNIINWLKQTQWSGQNPESQPTLSNIKGGLGVFGSMYVLSKECFVKKNQP, encoded by the coding sequence ATGAATAAATCTTTTTTAAAATCAATAATTATTTTATCTCTTTTTAGTTTTATTTCATGTCAAGATGCACCTACTTTTGATTATGATCCTCAATATGTTGTTGAAGGATATTTAAAAGTTGGAGATCCAATTAATAATATTAAGTTAATGGTTTCACAATCTGTAACAGATACTTTTAAATATAAGAATAGTGCTGTTTCAGATGCTGAAGTTGTTATATATGTAGAGAATAAACCAATAAAATTAAATTACAGAGAAAACCAAGATGTTGGTGAATATTTTTATAATGATACTACATTAAAAGTTACATCTGGTGTAACTTACAAACTTGAGATAAAAACAAAGTCCGGTAAAATTATAACTTCCCAAACTACTGCACCTAATAGTATTAACTGGGTAAAAGCTCCTTTTGAAGAATATCAGTTCCCAAAAGATACAATTAATCTACCAGCTCCAGATTCATTTGCAATTGAATGGACTAGACCTACAGACATAAAAGAAATGATTATTGAGGGTAAATGTTTAGATACTTTAAATTATGGAAAATATTTACCTAATTCTACTATTGAACTAAATAGGAGAATTACAACTAAGTTTAATGACACTAGGTTTGAATATGATTATTCTAGATGGGGATTTATAAATACAAACAAATCACCACTTTCATGGTATATTTTTAAATGGTATGGAAAGTATGAGTTAAAAATAATCGCTTGCGATAATAATATAATCAACTGGTTAAAGCAGACTCAATGGTCTGGACAGAATCCTGAAAGTCAACCAACATTGAGTAATATAAAGGGAGGTTTAGGTGTGTTTGGATCAATGTATGTTTTATCTAAAGAATGTTTTGTAAAGAAGAATCAACCTTAA
- a CDS encoding TolC family protein, with amino-acid sequence MNKFLIIVTLLFTQNFVFAQVKSYTLKESIDLALSNNLSIKNAILGVETANKQIDFAYTSTLPKIDVNSKYIRNFQKQIIFFPNQQTGIATPIKIGSDNSLSSDVTISQIVFNSAAFKAPELAKEYAVLSQKQVLNEGTQTILNIKKSYLSAMFLREVLVVQKQSLNNLEESANISKLLFEKGLRPEIDAIRSRVQADNQLPLVTNATDNYKNALDGLKLIMGIPENEQIDVKDTIWQIPKNDESITGNNELVRKNLEIGNPQLQTLKIIQSLNEKFIDIKKSDYLPTVAAFGTYQLQTQFDGFSEFSLKPTSFVGLNATWNIFNGGRTNDTIEIQKIEIEKNKIQYNNALNSFSTQTKLALRRMESAKERVMASENTIMLAEKGYKIANASYKAGAATQLQVSDADLALSQSKLLRLNAIYDYNISLTEYESLFGFNIMYENNNLKVKN; translated from the coding sequence ATGAATAAATTCTTAATAATAGTTACATTGCTTTTTACTCAAAATTTTGTTTTTGCACAAGTTAAATCATACACTTTAAAAGAATCAATTGATTTAGCTTTAAGTAACAATCTATCAATCAAAAATGCTATTTTAGGTGTTGAGACTGCTAATAAACAAATTGATTTTGCTTACACATCAACTTTACCAAAAATTGATGTTAACTCAAAGTATATTAGAAATTTTCAAAAGCAAATAATTTTTTTTCCAAATCAACAGACTGGTATTGCAACTCCTATAAAAATAGGATCTGACAATAGTTTAAGTTCAGATGTTACAATAAGTCAAATTGTATTTAATAGTGCAGCATTTAAAGCTCCTGAATTAGCAAAAGAGTATGCAGTATTATCTCAAAAGCAAGTGTTAAATGAAGGTACACAAACAATTTTAAATATCAAAAAAAGTTATCTGAGTGCAATGTTCTTACGTGAAGTTTTGGTAGTACAAAAACAGTCTTTGAACAATCTTGAAGAGTCTGCAAACATTTCCAAATTGCTTTTTGAGAAAGGCTTAAGACCAGAAATTGATGCTATTAGATCACGAGTACAAGCTGATAACCAACTGCCACTAGTAACGAATGCAACTGACAATTATAAAAATGCTTTAGATGGATTAAAGTTAATTATGGGTATTCCAGAAAATGAACAGATTGATGTTAAAGATACAATTTGGCAAATACCAAAAAATGATGAGTCAATTACTGGGAACAATGAATTAGTTAGAAAAAATTTGGAAATAGGAAATCCACAATTGCAAACTCTAAAAATTATTCAATCTTTAAACGAGAAATTTATTGATATTAAAAAGTCAGATTATTTACCAACAGTTGCAGCATTTGGAACATATCAGTTACAAACTCAATTTGATGGTTTTTCTGAATTTTCATTAAAGCCTACTTCGTTTGTTGGTTTAAATGCAACTTGGAATATATTTAACGGTGGTAGAACAAATGATACTATAGAGATTCAAAAAATAGAAATAGAAAAAAATAAAATTCAATATAATAATGCTTTAAATAGTTTTTCTACCCAAACTAAATTAGCTTTAAGAAGAATGGAAAGTGCAAAGGAAAGAGTTATGGCTTCAGAAAATACAATCATGTTAGCAGAAAAAGGATATAAAATTGCTAATGCGAGCTATAAAGCTGGAGCAGCTACACAATTACAAGTTAGTGATGCAGATTTAGCACTTTCACAATCTAAGTTATTAAGATTAAATGCTATTTATGATTATAACATTTCATTAACTGAATATGAATCATTATTTGGATTTAATATTATGTATGAAAATAATAACCTTAAAGTGAAAAATTAG
- a CDS encoding efflux RND transporter periplasmic adaptor subunit, with protein MKKVIGLILVLLGGFWIFTKLKHNKEEAQNKVQKSEVFTVPTVTTIAIKKEEIVTEVSSIGTVIPNKEVQLSSETSGRVMMVNFENGSRVSTGQLLAKVDDELRKTAVDIALINLEKAKKDQTRIDTLFQASAVAQSQSELVEVGVKGAETQLKIAQRLFRDTKITSPISGVITMKFIEKGSTLGPGSPVAIITDISKLKVKVSIPEQDAFKIHKGDRVQVTTDVYPNEKFNGYVKLIASKGDEAHNFPIEIELSNVGSRFKAGMFAKIIFSSIPSKVSLVVPREAIIGSIKSPQVYVLKNDKVELKNIIVDDGTNTKLVIKSGLSEGDVIVLNGQNNLIDGVKVNVQN; from the coding sequence ATGAAAAAAGTAATAGGTCTAATTTTGGTATTATTGGGTGGATTTTGGATATTTACAAAATTAAAACATAACAAAGAGGAAGCTCAAAATAAAGTACAAAAAAGTGAAGTGTTTACAGTGCCAACAGTAACAACAATTGCTATTAAAAAAGAAGAGATAGTTACCGAAGTTTCATCAATTGGTACAGTTATTCCAAACAAAGAAGTACAGTTATCATCTGAAACATCAGGTAGAGTTATGATGGTTAACTTTGAAAATGGATCTAGAGTTTCAACTGGACAATTGTTAGCAAAAGTTGATGATGAGTTACGTAAAACCGCAGTAGATATTGCTTTAATTAATCTTGAAAAAGCTAAGAAAGATCAAACTAGAATTGATACGTTATTTCAAGCTTCTGCTGTTGCTCAATCTCAATCTGAGTTAGTAGAAGTTGGAGTTAAAGGTGCAGAAACTCAGTTAAAGATTGCTCAAAGGCTATTCAGAGATACTAAGATAACATCACCAATTAGTGGGGTTATAACAATGAAATTTATTGAGAAAGGATCTACACTTGGACCAGGTTCTCCAGTTGCAATAATTACTGATATTTCAAAATTAAAAGTGAAAGTTAGTATTCCAGAACAAGATGCATTTAAAATTCATAAAGGGGATAGAGTTCAAGTTACTACTGATGTATATCCAAATGAAAAATTTAATGGATATGTTAAATTAATTGCTTCAAAAGGTGATGAAGCTCATAATTTTCCAATTGAGATTGAACTATCAAATGTTGGTTCAAGATTTAAAGCAGGAATGTTTGCTAAAATTATTTTTTCATCAATACCAAGCAAAGTTTCACTAGTTGTACCTCGTGAAGCAATTATTGGGAGTATAAAATCACCTCAAGTATATGTTTTAAAAAATGATAAAGTTGAATTGAAAAATATTATTGTTGATGATGGAACTAATACTAAACTTGTCATTAAGTCTGGACTTTCTGAAGGTGATGTAATTGTGTTAAATGGACAAAACAATCTGATTGATGGAGTTAAAGTAAATGTACAAAATTAA